TTCTCGATCGGCTCGACCATCGCCACCGGCCTGGTGCCGCGCGACAAGGCGGCGAGCGCCATCGCGCTGATGTTCACCGGCCTGACCGTCGCGCTGGTGACCGGCGTGCCGCTGGGCACCTTCATCGGCCAGCATTTCGGCTGGCGCGAAACCTTTCTCGCCGTGGCGGCGCTGGGCGTGGTCGCCTTCGTCGGCAGCGCGGTGTTCGTGCCGCGTGGCATTCGCCATGCGCCGCCGGCCTCGCTCGTGCAGCAGGCCCGGGTGCTCGCCGAGCCGCGCCTGCTGCTGGTCTATGCCAAGACGGCGATCGGCTACGGCGGCTCCTTCATTCCGTTCACCTTCCTCGCGCCGATCCTCACCGAGGTGTCCGGCTTCAGCGCTGGCGCGGTGGGCTGGGTGATGCTGGTCTACGGGGTCTCGGTGGCGGCGGGCAACCTGTGGGGCGGGCGACTCGCCGACCGGCTGGGACCGATCCCGGCGCTGCGCATCATCTTCGCGCTGCTGGCGGCGGTGCTGCTGCTGCTGCAATTCACCGCGCCACATCCGTGGCTGGCGCTGGCGACGGTGCTGCTCTGGGGCGCGGTCGCCTTCGGCAACGTGCCGGGGCTGCAGGTCTATGTGGTCAAACAGGCCGAGCGCTTCACGCCCCGCGCGGTGGACGTGGCCTCGGGCCTGAACATCGCCGCCTTCAACCTGGGTATCGCCGGCGCCGCCTGGGTGGGCGGCCTGATCGTCACCCACCTCGGACTGATGCACACCCCGTGGATCGGCGCGCTGGTGGTGCTGGTGTCGCTGGGGCTGACCCACTGGAGCGGCGCACTCGACCGGCGAGACGATTCGCGCACCCGCATGGCCGCCGTCGTGTGAATCATTTCGCAGGCTTGGGCCGGTGATTGAAAAGCGCCGGTAAAGGCCCGGCGCGTTCGCGGTGCGTTCTGGTTTGTACGGTAAAAGTGCGGATTGGCCCGCCCGGGCCAGCCCTCAAAATGCGGGTTCGGAAATTGCAACAAAATGCATGCAGTTTCTGAAACCTTCGCCGCGCCCACCGCTCCAAACCGCTCATGATTTCCAATCGCCCGCTGCGTACGGCAGCGCAACGACTGCCGGCGCTCGGCGCGCTGGCAGCGCTCAGCCTTTTCCTGGTGGCCTGTTCGGACAAGAAGGCGGCCGCGCCGCCAGCCGGGCCGGCCGAGGTGGGTGTCGTCACCCTGAAGCCACAGACCACGGTGTTCACCACCGAATTGCCCGGGCGCACCAGCGCCTTCCTGGCGGCCGACATCCGGCCGCAGGTCGGCGGCATCGTGCAGCAGCGCCTGTTCACCGAGGGCGCCACGGTGCGCGCCGGCCAGCCGCTCTACCAGATCGATCCGTCCACGTACAAGGCGGCGCTGTCCAGCGCCGAAGCCGCCCTGGCGCGCAGCAAGGCGACCTCGATCGCCGCCGACGCCACCGCCGGTCGCAATGCCGAACTGGTGCGCATCGATGCGGTGAGCAAGCAGGTCAACGACCAGAGCCAGGCCGCGCTGGCGCAGTCCAAGGCCGACGTCGCCACCGCGCAGGCTTCGGTGGACACCGCCCGCATCAACCTCGCCTTCACCCGGCTCACCTCGCCGATCTCCGGGCGCATCGGTACGTCCACCGTCACGCCCGGCGCCCTGGTCACGGCCAACCAGGCGACGGCGCTCGCTACGGTGCAGCAGATCGATCCGCTCTACGTCGACGTTACCCAGTCCAGCGCCGAGGTGCTGCGGCTCAAGCGTGACTTCGCCGCCGGCCGCCTGACCCGCAGCGGCGCGGACGCCGCCCGCATCAAGCTGCTGCTGGAAGACGGCAGCCCCTACGGTCACGATGGCCGGCTGCAGTTCGCCGGCATCAGCGTGAACCAGACGACCGGCGCGGTCACGCTGCGCGCCACCGTACCCAATCCCGAAGGCCTGCTGCTGCCGGGCATGTACGTGCGCGCCGTGGTGGAGGAGGGCTCGGACAAGGACGCGCTGCTCGCGCCGCAGCAGGGCGTGCTGCGCGACGCGGTCGGCCGGGCCTCGGCGCTGGTCGTCGACCAGAACAACAAGGTGCAGCGCAAGACGGTGAACGTGGGCCGTGCCATCGGCAACCGCTGGCTGGTGCGCGACGGCCTGGCCGCCGGCGACCGGCTGGTGGTGGAGGGCTCGATGCGGGTGAAGCCGGGCGACACGGTGAAAGCCGTCGAAATGGACTTGGCCGCGCTCACCGCGGCGGCGGGCAAGGCGGCTGCGACCGGCGCCACCGACGACGCCGCGGCAGCGGCGCCGGCCGGCGCCGCCGTGCGCTGAACGCCAGGGCGAAACGCACATGGCACGCTTTTTCATCGACCGGCCCATCTTCGCGTGGGTACTCGCCATCGTCATCATGCTGGCGGGCGCCATCTCCATCCGCACGCTGCCGCTGGAGCAGTACCCCAACATCGCGCCGCCGTCGATCTCGATCACCGCCAACTACACCGGCGCGTCGGCCAAGACGGTGGAAGACTCGGTCACCCAGGTGATCGAGCAGCAGCTCAAAGGGCTGGACAACCTCATCTACATGGGCGCGACGAGTTCCTCGTCGGGCCAGTCGCGCACCACGCTCACCTTCAACGCCGGC
The nucleotide sequence above comes from Xylophilus sp. GOD-11R. Encoded proteins:
- a CDS encoding MFS transporter — encoded protein: MPIALFALTLSAFAIGTTEFVIVGLLPTVAADLGVDLPSAGLLVSLYALGVAIGAPVLTALTGRLPRKTLLLGLMALFTVGNLLAWQAPGYESLVAARILTGLAHGVFFSIGSTIATGLVPRDKAASAIALMFTGLTVALVTGVPLGTFIGQHFGWRETFLAVAALGVVAFVGSAVFVPRGIRHAPPASLVQQARVLAEPRLLLVYAKTAIGYGGSFIPFTFLAPILTEVSGFSAGAVGWVMLVYGVSVAAGNLWGGRLADRLGPIPALRIIFALLAAVLLLLQFTAPHPWLALATVLLWGAVAFGNVPGLQVYVVKQAERFTPRAVDVASGLNIAAFNLGIAGAAWVGGLIVTHLGLMHTPWIGALVVLVSLGLTHWSGALDRRDDSRTRMAAVV
- a CDS encoding efflux RND transporter periplasmic adaptor subunit — translated: MISNRPLRTAAQRLPALGALAALSLFLVACSDKKAAAPPAGPAEVGVVTLKPQTTVFTTELPGRTSAFLAADIRPQVGGIVQQRLFTEGATVRAGQPLYQIDPSTYKAALSSAEAALARSKATSIAADATAGRNAELVRIDAVSKQVNDQSQAALAQSKADVATAQASVDTARINLAFTRLTSPISGRIGTSTVTPGALVTANQATALATVQQIDPLYVDVTQSSAEVLRLKRDFAAGRLTRSGADAARIKLLLEDGSPYGHDGRLQFAGISVNQTTGAVTLRATVPNPEGLLLPGMYVRAVVEEGSDKDALLAPQQGVLRDAVGRASALVVDQNNKVQRKTVNVGRAIGNRWLVRDGLAAGDRLVVEGSMRVKPGDTVKAVEMDLAALTAAAGKAAATGATDDAAAAAPAGAAVR